GAACGAACGGGACAATATCGTTCCGCTCGTAAGGCGTATCCTGGCCTCGCTGCCCGCCCCGCGCGAGCTGCTTGTCGTGGACGATAATTCGCCCGACGGCACGGCTGAAGCGGTCAGGCGGGAGTTTTCGGCCGAGCCGGAAGTGCGGCTGCTGGTGCGGACCGGCGGCGGCGGCCTTACCTCGGCGCTGCAAAGCGGGATAAACGCGGCCAGCGGAGAGATAGTGGCATGGATGGACTGCGATCTGTCAATGCCCCCGGAACGGCTGGCGGCGCTGGCTGGGGCGGTCAGGAATGGGGACTGCGACGCGGCCGTCGGATCGCGGTTCATCCCGGGAGGGGCGGACAAAAGGCTGAAGTGCACGAGCCTGGTCCTTGCCTTGCAAGTGGTTTTCAGCCTGGTCCTCTCGCGGTTTACCAGGATACTGCTGCGCCGCAGGTTTTTTGACTGGACCAGCGGATTTATAGCCGTCAGGCGGGACGCGTTGCGGAATATCCCTTTGCGGGGAGACTTCGGGGAATACTTTATCCGGCTTATGCATGCCCTGTTCGAACGCGGCTATCGCATTAAAGAGATACCGTATGAATTGGGGCCCCGGTGGAAAGGAGAATCAAAGATGGCGCAGTCGGTACCGGGGCTTTTGCGGCGCGGATCGAAATATATAGCCGCGGTTCTTGAATGTCTATTCCTGAAAGCGGATAAAAACTAAATATGAAATTATCAAAAAAAATATCAAAAAACATTCAGCCTCCCGGCGAGGTCATGCCTGAAAGTCCGTTAGAAATAATGGCGCTTTTGCATGGTAATGAGTGGAAACTCCTTTTCGGTATTATATTGCTGACCATTGTATTGCGTATTAATCTCATCAATATACCTTACGAGCGCGATGAGGGCGCTTACATCTACTTCGGGCAAATGCTCCTTCAGGGGCAGGTTCCTTATCAGGATTTTTATGAGGACAAACCCCCGGGCAACATGTATTCCTATGCGGCGCTGGTCGCTGTTTTCGGCCCCGAGGAAGGGAACATTCATGGCGCGTTCATGGTCCTTAATATATTGACGCTATTGCTGGGCTATCTCCTG
This region of Elusimicrobiota bacterium genomic DNA includes:
- a CDS encoding glycosyltransferase, whose translation is MPPARVSVILPCLNERDNIVPLVRRILASLPAPRELLVVDDNSPDGTAEAVRREFSAEPEVRLLVRTGGGGLTSALQSGINAASGEIVAWMDCDLSMPPERLAALAGAVRNGDCDAAVGSRFIPGGADKRLKCTSLVLALQVVFSLVLSRFTRILLRRRFFDWTSGFIAVRRDALRNIPLRGDFGEYFIRLMHALFERGYRIKEIPYELGPRWKGESKMAQSVPGLLRRGSKYIAAVLECLFLKADKN